Proteins encoded by one window of Cyanobium sp. NS01:
- a CDS encoding ABC transporter transmembrane domain-containing protein: MTTPSAMLAEKLYPALRSREPFSLLTSNELDSWLQEGELREFSIGSILVRPDELPSHIFLVLAGEVRCLVPSAATKDEITLAKIGAGTLVGWSSLLRGESCEHVIASEQVRCLALPAKAYIKLFKNNSEFEAYFSSLVSPQEAYIVALASAQHTAKRVQGWSDDLADRALHAQAQTCRPGEPFEAPTGAPGLEWFLSTAGVPEHAVGQHILSGDSLPSRSGYQLPYRVIGLPPSDRLPASEQVIAVTPLSSVETEPRQLDQLGILEADHLKDNDRFPVVRGRGQLAEAMAVVEMVALEQQVPFRNDAIQKVLEDQFRRDKGMSIELLAGLCELLGLNTQLAEVESRFIASIEAPAIWLWGGIPVVFFGARKNKAILGHPHKGLQRINISDLENQLGDRFRLALPRRVTATPTSRFGWSWFTPLLGKYKGALIMVFVASLLAQLFGIAIPLLIQQIIDKVLSQGNLSSLNVLGSAMVVMALFSGILMALRTYIFIDTTDRMDLTLGSAVIDRLLTLPLAYFEKRPVGELSQRLGELNNIRNFLTGTALISVLNLIFAVTYLVVMLLYSPLLTAVSLSILPLYLLLVFGVAPIYKSLIRKRAIAQARTQSHLIEVLNGIQTVKAQHFELTARWKWQDRYRHFIDEGFKSTALGATSREIGNFLNQLSGLLVLWVGMWLVLEGDFTLGMLIAFRIISSNVTSPLLQLSGLYQGFQGVQLSMERLSDILDQNPELNKADEVGQISLPPIIGNIRFENVSFRFKSKGPYQVNDVSINVPAGSFVGIVGQSGSGKSTLMKLLPRLYDPEQGRIFIDDYDIGKVDLSSLRRQVGIVPQDSLLFEGTIAENISLNDPLASSESIIEAATIACAHDFIMSLGQGYATQLTERGGNLSGGQRQRIAIARTILSNPQLLVMDEATSALDFDTERRLCANLQRWAAARTVFFITHRLSTVKSSDLIVVMHDGRLEELGKHQDLMQKKGRYSVLYRQQAHSE; this comes from the coding sequence TTGACGACTCCATCTGCAATGCTTGCTGAGAAGCTTTATCCTGCTCTTCGTAGCCGTGAACCGTTTTCCCTGCTGACTAGCAATGAACTTGATTCCTGGCTCCAAGAAGGCGAGCTGAGGGAGTTCTCAATTGGATCGATATTAGTACGACCTGATGAGCTGCCTTCACATATCTTCCTTGTCTTGGCCGGAGAAGTGAGATGTTTGGTACCCAGTGCAGCGACGAAAGATGAGATCACGCTCGCAAAGATTGGGGCCGGCACCTTGGTTGGCTGGAGCTCTCTACTACGTGGAGAATCATGTGAACATGTGATCGCATCTGAGCAGGTACGCTGCTTGGCTTTGCCTGCGAAAGCCTATATCAAGTTGTTCAAGAACAACTCGGAGTTTGAAGCCTACTTCTCTTCCTTAGTCAGTCCGCAGGAAGCTTATATCGTTGCCCTGGCCTCGGCACAGCACACTGCCAAGCGCGTGCAGGGATGGAGCGATGACCTTGCCGATCGTGCCCTGCACGCACAGGCACAGACTTGTCGGCCTGGCGAGCCCTTCGAAGCCCCCACTGGGGCTCCCGGTCTGGAGTGGTTCCTCAGCACGGCTGGTGTTCCGGAGCATGCTGTGGGGCAACACATCCTCTCTGGTGATTCCCTACCCAGTCGTTCTGGCTATCAACTTCCCTACCGGGTAATCGGGCTGCCACCATCCGATCGGTTGCCTGCGTCTGAGCAGGTGATTGCCGTCACTCCATTGTCTTCTGTAGAAACGGAACCAAGGCAGCTGGATCAACTAGGGATCCTTGAAGCTGACCACCTCAAGGACAACGACAGATTTCCCGTCGTGCGGGGTCGGGGACAGCTAGCTGAAGCCATGGCCGTGGTCGAGATGGTCGCTCTTGAGCAGCAGGTACCGTTTCGCAATGATGCGATCCAGAAAGTGCTTGAAGATCAATTCCGCCGCGACAAGGGGATGTCCATTGAGCTCCTTGCGGGCCTATGTGAGTTGCTTGGCCTTAACACCCAGCTCGCGGAAGTGGAGAGTCGATTCATCGCAAGCATTGAAGCGCCGGCAATCTGGCTATGGGGAGGAATCCCTGTGGTATTTTTCGGGGCACGCAAGAATAAGGCGATCTTAGGTCACCCCCACAAAGGGCTGCAACGCATCAATATCTCAGATCTTGAGAATCAGCTCGGTGATCGTTTCCGCCTAGCCCTGCCTAGGCGCGTAACTGCAACCCCTACAAGCCGTTTTGGTTGGAGTTGGTTCACTCCATTACTGGGCAAATACAAAGGTGCCCTGATCATGGTATTCGTAGCCTCATTGCTGGCTCAACTCTTTGGAATCGCCATCCCCCTGCTCATTCAGCAGATCATTGACAAGGTACTGAGCCAGGGAAATCTCAGTAGCCTCAACGTGCTGGGGTCGGCGATGGTGGTGATGGCCCTATTCAGTGGGATTCTCATGGCACTACGCACATATATCTTTATCGACACTACAGATCGGATGGATCTAACTCTCGGAAGTGCGGTAATTGATCGACTACTAACTCTCCCTCTGGCCTATTTTGAAAAGCGCCCTGTTGGTGAACTTAGTCAACGCCTTGGAGAGCTGAATAATATCCGTAACTTCCTCACGGGAACAGCACTGATCTCAGTGCTTAACCTCATCTTTGCTGTCACTTATCTCGTGGTGATGCTGCTGTATTCTCCGTTACTCACGGCAGTGTCTCTCAGCATACTTCCACTTTATTTGTTATTGGTATTTGGTGTTGCTCCGATCTACAAGAGCTTGATCCGCAAGCGAGCCATCGCCCAGGCTCGTACCCAAAGCCATCTTATTGAAGTGCTGAATGGTATTCAGACAGTTAAAGCTCAGCATTTTGAGCTAACGGCGCGCTGGAAGTGGCAGGATCGATATCGCCACTTTATTGATGAGGGTTTCAAAAGTACTGCTCTAGGGGCAACCTCTCGTGAGATTGGCAACTTCCTGAATCAGCTCAGCGGTCTGCTGGTGCTGTGGGTTGGCATGTGGCTTGTGCTTGAAGGTGATTTCACCCTAGGCATGTTGATTGCTTTTCGAATCATCTCGTCCAACGTAACAAGCCCTCTTCTTCAACTCAGTGGACTCTATCAAGGCTTCCAAGGTGTACAGTTATCCATGGAGCGTTTAAGCGATATTCTCGATCAGAATCCAGAGCTCAACAAAGCCGATGAAGTGGGTCAGATTTCATTGCCGCCTATTATTGGCAACATTCGCTTTGAGAATGTTAGCTTTCGGTTTAAGTCCAAGGGGCCTTATCAAGTCAACGACGTAAGCATCAATGTGCCTGCAGGCAGTTTCGTAGGGATTGTTGGGCAGAGTGGCAGCGGAAAGAGCACCTTGATGAAGCTTTTACCAAGGCTTTACGACCCAGAGCAAGGGAGGATTTTCATAGATGATTATGATATTGGCAAGGTCGACCTCTCAAGCCTTAGGCGTCAAGTTGGAATTGTTCCTCAAGATTCACTCCTCTTTGAGGGGACTATTGCGGAGAATATCTCTCTAAACGACCCACTGGCAAGCAGTGAATCAATTATCGAAGCTGCAACAATAGCCTGTGCTCATGACTTTATTATGAGTTTAGGCCAGGGTTATGCCACTCAGCTCACAGAGCGTGGTGGCAATCTCTCTGGAGGCCAGCGCCAACGAATTGCCATTGCGCGCACCATCCTTTCAAATCCGCAACTTCTCGTCATGGACGAAGCAACTAGTGCGCTGGACTTTGATACTGAAAGGAGACTCTGTGCTAATCTCCAACGTTGGGCAGCAGCACGTACAGTGTTCTTCATCACTCACCGACTAAGCACTGTGAAGTCAAGTGATTTGATTGTAGTCATGCATGATGGTCGCCTCGAGGAGCTTGGCAAGCATCAAGACTTGATGCAGAAGAAAGGAAGATATTCGGTGCTCTATCGACAGCAGGCTCACAGCGAATGA
- a CDS encoding HlyD family secretion protein, whose amino-acid sequence MTSERGELKKGQSTGALGDAANEWLAKNRSLVLRQSPVWAKSLAVVFTALGTIAVVGGFLFRIDEVVTVQGQLNAVEGSTDVMTPSGGQVAQVFFKDGEFVPKGKLLLKYDTTAAAKEAETLTLMISLETSELEQQLATFVSRTEVIKGQRVVLETKIKTKTEILDSLRGLVESGAYTRLPFLEQTDELLELQAQLNQLDEELQQLTFQATQLRLESERNISQMRNSLVKANLQLQYQNVEAPVAGIVFDPKVRPQSVLQPGETILTLVPQDSLHARVFIPNMDIGFVKPGQEARVRIDAFPFARYGDVPGIVEDIGADALPPDETNPIYRFPARISLKRPYLETRGIKIPLRSGMAVTTNLKLRDKPVISLLSDLLVDQLDAVRSIRQQ is encoded by the coding sequence GTGACCTCGGAGAGAGGTGAGCTCAAAAAGGGCCAATCAACCGGTGCCTTGGGCGATGCGGCCAACGAGTGGCTGGCAAAAAATCGATCGCTGGTGCTGCGTCAGTCACCCGTGTGGGCTAAAAGCCTTGCTGTGGTGTTCACCGCTCTGGGCACGATTGCGGTCGTCGGTGGTTTTCTCTTTCGGATTGATGAAGTCGTCACGGTGCAGGGCCAGCTGAATGCTGTGGAGGGATCTACGGATGTGATGACCCCATCTGGGGGCCAAGTGGCCCAGGTGTTCTTTAAAGATGGAGAGTTTGTTCCAAAAGGCAAGTTACTGCTTAAATATGACACCACAGCGGCTGCTAAGGAAGCAGAAACTCTGACTCTCATGATCTCACTTGAGACATCAGAGCTTGAGCAGCAACTGGCAACATTCGTCAGCCGGACAGAGGTTATCAAGGGTCAAAGAGTTGTTTTAGAGACAAAGATTAAGACCAAGACTGAGATCCTGGATTCACTACGGGGCCTGGTGGAAAGTGGAGCGTACACAAGGCTCCCATTCCTTGAGCAGACTGATGAGCTGCTTGAGTTGCAAGCACAACTCAATCAGCTTGACGAAGAGCTGCAGCAATTGACCTTTCAGGCTACGCAGCTGAGACTGGAGAGCGAAAGGAATATTAGTCAAATGCGCAATAGCTTGGTGAAAGCTAATCTGCAACTACAATACCAGAATGTAGAGGCCCCAGTGGCTGGAATTGTCTTTGATCCTAAAGTCCGTCCTCAGAGTGTGCTTCAGCCAGGGGAAACGATCCTGACACTTGTTCCTCAGGATTCCCTACATGCCCGCGTGTTCATTCCCAACATGGACATCGGCTTTGTCAAGCCAGGCCAAGAGGCAAGAGTGCGGATCGACGCCTTCCCCTTCGCTCGCTATGGTGATGTACCTGGCATAGTAGAAGATATTGGAGCCGATGCATTGCCCCCCGACGAGACCAACCCTATCTACAGATTTCCAGCGCGCATCAGCCTTAAACGTCCCTATCTTGAAACACGTGGAATCAAGATCCCACTTCGCAGCGGCATGGCAGTTACGACAAATCTGAAACTACGTGATAAGCCAGTGATAAGCCTGCTCAGTGACCTGCTAGTTGATCAACTTGATGCCGTAAGAAGCATTCGACAGCAGTAG
- a CDS encoding sulfotransferase, with protein sequence MQSFSHALGAAGDAQLVLVSGAPRTGIAALAGQLAQHPDALLVDGTNTQALVWLSCLIDEPDHLESLQLEMEAQLREIHGAIPAQAPTHLILPVQGLIADPVLQDKLLVSNLSGRMRLLLTQRGRNDTMASLARFPHLQPDLPDPHHHQGAYLVAADQLLTEARAQVNHLQSQWASAGLTWFLVNFEALTSNPDLRLSQLRKQLGLRHLESEERQPRRRGISLSVCCRERKIDASSVGRWQRQLDIQMASSEDITSSAPLTPGEPNQPPVILTGRGGSGTRLLAEVCMGFGLHLGDSLNRSLDSLQWVDLIYEAVLTNLAGHANPWRGSWAAELRNRARWHRSAHTPLDQPWGFKLPEAMLVGQELMEAWPKAKLVHLVRHPLDVCLRRTHMTSRTTNPIGRATLGAAYRALGRNLDPQIDPPHWRNAVSWWFQLSRMQSYKHRSGHRILEVRYEDLCDHTTAAAAKLARELNLQTSSIQLQVDAERRRRWEPDDPHIAEIWDLCGPIASLYGYTLES encoded by the coding sequence ATGCAGTCGTTTTCTCATGCCCTGGGTGCCGCTGGTGATGCTCAACTGGTGCTGGTGAGCGGTGCTCCCCGCACGGGAATCGCCGCCCTGGCTGGCCAGCTTGCTCAACACCCCGATGCCCTTCTCGTGGATGGTACAAACACCCAGGCTCTGGTCTGGTTGTCGTGTCTGATTGATGAACCTGATCACCTGGAATCTCTGCAGCTGGAGATGGAAGCACAGCTGCGTGAGATCCATGGAGCCATTCCAGCTCAAGCACCAACACACCTGATCTTGCCAGTTCAGGGCCTTATCGCGGATCCGGTGCTGCAAGACAAGTTACTGGTTTCAAACCTTTCCGGTCGTATGCGTCTGCTGCTCACCCAACGAGGTCGCAATGATACCATGGCTTCCTTAGCCCGGTTTCCCCATCTCCAGCCGGATCTGCCCGATCCACACCACCATCAGGGTGCTTATCTGGTGGCAGCAGATCAACTGCTGACTGAGGCAAGGGCTCAGGTCAACCACCTCCAGAGCCAATGGGCCAGCGCCGGACTCACCTGGTTTTTGGTGAACTTTGAAGCACTCACCAGTAACCCTGATCTGCGACTGTCTCAGCTGCGAAAGCAGCTCGGATTGCGGCACCTGGAATCTGAAGAGAGACAGCCAAGGCGTAGGGGCATCAGCCTCAGTGTGTGCTGCAGGGAACGCAAAATCGATGCCTCTAGCGTGGGGCGCTGGCAGCGTCAGTTAGACATCCAAATGGCAAGCTCCGAGGATATAACCAGCAGTGCACCCCTCACCCCCGGAGAACCCAACCAGCCTCCCGTGATCCTCACAGGGCGTGGGGGAAGCGGCACCCGGCTGCTCGCTGAAGTGTGTATGGGTTTCGGGCTCCATCTCGGCGACAGCCTGAACCGCAGTCTGGATTCCTTGCAGTGGGTAGATTTGATCTACGAAGCCGTGCTGACCAACCTGGCTGGCCACGCCAACCCTTGGCGCGGCAGCTGGGCCGCGGAACTTCGGAACCGCGCACGCTGGCACAGATCAGCACACACCCCCCTAGACCAGCCCTGGGGCTTCAAGCTTCCCGAGGCCATGCTGGTCGGACAGGAATTGATGGAGGCCTGGCCTAAGGCAAAGCTTGTGCACTTGGTGCGTCACCCCCTCGATGTGTGCTTACGGCGTACTCACATGACATCGCGTACCACAAATCCAATTGGTCGCGCCACACTGGGAGCGGCCTACCGGGCCCTCGGCCGCAATTTAGATCCCCAGATTGACCCTCCTCACTGGCGCAATGCCGTGAGTTGGTGGTTCCAGCTGTCGCGCATGCAGAGCTACAAGCATCGATCTGGTCATCGGATCCTGGAAGTGCGCTACGAGGATCTCTGTGACCACACCACCGCAGCCGCAGCCAAGCTAGCTCGAGAGCTAAATCTCCAGACAAGCTCGATCCAACTCCAGGTGGACGCCGAGCGCCGCAGGCGATGGGAGCCTGACGATCCCCACATTGCGGAGATCTGGGACCTTTGTGGCCCCATTGCCAGTCTATATGGATATACACTCGAATCATAG